AGCTCTCTGCCAGGAGTGTCAGGTATGGCTTCACCACCGATGGGTGCCAGAGCATCTCCACCCCTTTAGGAGACTTGGAAAATCCCGGGATAGGGCCAACTCCATCCCACTGAGAAAGGAATGCAGACTTGTAACCGGACTAAACCTCTGTATTTTCATTCAATGTAGGGTTGTTCTTGTCAAGCTATGTCCTCCCACACCATGAGCCAAACCCCATCTGAGGTATTTGCAGTACATTGAAAATACAAACCTGATCCTCCtgggaagttttttttttcttcttctttttcttcccccaacAGCTTGGCTCCGAGTCTTTGCTGGGTGACTCTTTTCCCAACAAGTCATCTAGTTCATTGATTCCCAGCAGCCGTGCCTGAGGTACCTCCAGTTCCAAGCGGTAGGAAAGGTTCCTCAAGGTGCACACACAATTCTCCACTGTCTGAACCAAAGCAGAGAGACACCACATCAGCAGGTCTTCCTCGCACAGACACAAACCAAACCAGTAGAGGAGAAAAGGCACTGGGAGCACAAGTGCTAAACTCTAGTGCTGGGCCTTGGGCTGTGTTGTGgctgcttctctgggaaaatGCAATCTCTCTGAAATCTGACAGTATTTATAAGAGTGGTCTCTGCTATAGTGGCTTACTCTTTAgtattctgaaaattaaaagcataaaagcTTATTACTGTTGTATTAAGAAACAGATCAAACAAGAGGTGgccctgtgctgcacagctgagtTTGGCTGTGCCTCAGTAACCTGGGGCTGGGAGTGATGCCGGTTGAGCTGAGGACATCACCATGCCCAGCTGAGCTATACAAAGCCCCAAGATCAGACGCACAGTTTGGCACTAAAGTATCTGCAGATGAGACAGGCACACACCTTGCTATCATAATCTGAGGTGTTCACACAGGTGTGGATCACGTAGAGCAGAGAATCGACCAGTCCTTCGCAGGACCTCATCTGCTTTCGCGCCTcttccccagcagagctcaggttCCTGGAAGTTGGAATGACAAAGGAACATGGTGTATGTAAGGACATACGGATAATCACTTATTAGACAGTCTGCAGAAGGTTTTTATGCAGCTGATTAGTAATTGGTTAGCAACTCTTAGTGACTAACTTGgtcattttcatatttttctattaggaaaaaaaggacaattgGAAAAGCTGTCTACATGATGGAACTCTGTAATTCATAGACTAAAACAATTCCTTTGTCTTTAAAATTACAATACAAGAAGGACCTGCTGGATAGCATGATTACTCTTTAAAAGGAAGTATTCTAGAAGAGCAAATACCTCAGACATCCTGTTGTATTGCGCAGAACGAGGGAAgtctgaaatttaattttatgatCGTCATCAAAGGAGGAGCTGTTCCATCCCGAGTGGGGCACTATCACAGTGTTTGTCAGCGTGGACAGAGCATCTCTAATGATTGTCATCTTCACGGCATCACACGAAGACAAGTTCCAGAGAACCCCTTAGAAGacatttccagagcagaaaagTCAGCAGAGACTTGGCAAACAAACATGAAGCAACACAGACAACTTAAAAGACATTAATTTAAAGATGTGACGTGATTCTGGAGCAGGCAGAACGCAGAGAGCAAGCATCCCAAAAGGAGGAAAGCGAGGTTTACAAAGTGAACAGTGGAGGAGGGCAtggctttggtttggttttttgccaATGATAAGGATGGTCTGCCCTGCCATTCCTGCTGCCTCGCACCATATACCAGGGACGTCAGGtactggggagcagagctgaacaCGCAAGAAGGGATATAAAAATCCTACggaaaatttcttcctggaaacaACAGCAACAAGCCCAGAGCAtgtcccatccatccatcagcAGCATGGAACTGCTATCCATCTTTTATCCTCGGGCAGAAATCCCTAGTCCCCTGCCCAGCAAAGTCTCCAAACATGACATTCAGATGCAGAAGCAGAAAACCTGACGTAAATTACCAGCAGAACTGTATATACAAAAAACATGCTGAACTCAGCATTGAATCTTCTTTTTCACATCACAAAACAcagcttaaataatttttctgaagaagtCATCCTTGATTAGAATTCAGATTAAATACTATACACATTTACATAGTTTGCATCCATCTTACGAATTCTGCAAGATCTTATTTAAAACTGCTGtcaagaaaagattaaaaaagccGGTAATAAAACAAACGTTCAGAATCAATAAAGAAATACCTGCTGTGTGTGTAGGAGACTCATATGAGGGAAAATCCACCCTAAGTGGAGCTTTAGTGCAACTACTTTGGCATTCATTTCTCCCAATGACTCTACAGTCTGTGCTGTTTTAACTGATCAAGCTAAGTGTCCAGAAAAACACCTTGCATCACAGCTCTCTGCTAATTTCCCTCCCAAGCTTACCTGTCACCAGCTCTTTGACCTCGGCATCGACTGACTTCCTCAGCAGCCGCAGAAGGGCAGGGATCCCTCCCACGTTCTTCATGGCTATTTTGTTCTCATCAGTGGACTTCCCATAAACGAGGTTCCTCAGCGCACCACAGGCATTCTTCTGAACCTCCAGGACTCTGTGATCCAGGAGATCCACCAGGTGCTTGATACCTCCTAGCCTACAGACCTGGAAAGTGGAATGTCAGGACCATCAGCACCCACTCATCTCACCCACCTCACTCTATAGATGTAAAGGCTTTTGTTTTTAGGAGAACAGTACTTCCCATTCTACTTCCAGAAGAAACAGATGCTGAACCTTATGACTTGATTGCTACGTGGGACTGAACCTCTCCCTCCACCCCACTGCAATGGCTGAGGGTCGTTTTCAGACACTTGCTGTGTTCCGAGAATTGTTTTTGCAccagttttgtttccagttttaaaagtaatttcctaTACCCCAGAATATATTTTCAGGGAATATTGGAAATAAGAGCTGGTTATCACCGTGATCGTCACCAGGTCATCGAAACCACCACCTTTTCATCTCCCAGCAACAGTGAATTATGTGGGCTATCTTCTTACAAAAGTTGAACCAACAttttattaacagaaaaaaaatttatactgaaaataacatctagcacacacacagagcatgcAAATGAAAAGGCAAATTCCCTCAAATCAACAGGTCACAGCTGCTTTGCAAAAACAGCAGGTCTTCGAATGCAAAGTTTCAAGAAATTTCAATAATAATCTGAATGTTCACTCAGATGTATTCTGCCCCCACATCACAGTGGCATAAACAGtttcctctctgtttctctAGGGTTGGGCTCCTTTCCTTTGCCTGGCAGCTCACTCATTCCCTACGATGCTTAAAACACCTTGATAAAAACCAGTGCAAGCGCTCCAGTGCTCCTGGTTGTTCTTGTCTCCAGTCACCAACAGGTTACACACAGCTAGGCTCTGGCAAACCTACTTTAGAGTTCAGCTGGATGAGAACTTTAAGGCAAAAGATTTCCATAGAATTTCCATGCAGCTCTTATGACAGGAAGAATCTGAGTGTGCCTAATTACAACCCCCAGGCACTTCAATATTAGCATCCACCTGTTACGCACAGGAACACAAGAGGGTCACAAATACTGTGTCATgatgaagaaaaagggaagaggcAAGAGGCCTGGATTCCCTGGTAGCGGTGccctggaagagcagcacaagcagcaccTACCTCTGTTTTCACCTTGTTATCCCCaaagcagaggtgctgcagatAGGCAGCCGCGTTGGCCTGCACCGACGGGAActggtgctggagcatgtgAATGACCTCAGGCAGCTCTGGATCTCGCCACGCAAACTCCCTTCAGGGGACAGCACGGAGAGAAGGCATTACTCACAAAGATGGGGATCTGCTGAGTACAAGTACTGGAGCATCTTAACAGCTTTCCAACAATTCAGTTTGGTCTGGAGTAAGAGGGCTAGAAGGAAACCCAGGTATAATGGGATAGCAGTGGGTCTCATCACCTTTTAGTCTTCCAACTAGAAAAGGACACTAAATGCAGTGTGCTTCAGTTGGCTTATGGACCACACAAATATAAATAATCACTAAAGTAACACCAACTCAAACATTTCAACCTACAAAAATTCTCCAAAAGTTAAATATATAATGCAAAAGATACCCCCTCAACAGTGCTGCTTAGGGGCATAATTTCTGCACAACATTTTTCTCTCAGTGCTTAATGATCTCCCTAGGCAGAAGCCAATTACACCTCAACAAAACCCGCACATCCTGAAGTGTTATTGTCAGAATCAGATGCAGGATGTTTGCTTGATTTGAGTTATTCAGGGATTGTaaatttaaaatcattaaataaTATCTCCTTCATTAAACCACAATGATTTTGTGCAGACCAATCCTGGAAAAGTCATTAAACACACCCAGTTTGCAGATTTAGAAATATAGTAATTAATATTTGCTGGGCCATTTGCCTTCTGTAAAAGAGAACTGGGGGAGGGATAAAGCAGTGTCTTAAGTTTTCCCAGGCTCAAAAATCCAAGTtaacaaaaaaactaaaacaaacccaaagccaAACTCCCAAAACGATCaatcaatcaaacaaacaaaccaaccaaccatcccaccaaaaaaccaaaaaccaaacccaaaataaacaaagaaaagagcaaagtaTGTTCCAAGAACAGTAGCTGGGAAGCTGTTCCGAGACTAATGCTGGCCTGGCCATTCAGGTCTCCCCAGGACTCCCAGTCACACAAAGGGGAAGCTCAGGCCTGTGCCCACTTTGAACTGCCCAACAATTCAGAGGTTTATTTTTCCATACTAATGATAGGAAACCCTAGGGGAAACTGGCTTTCTAATAAAACTGCTTGTTTTCCCTCTCATTCCAGAGTGTGCTTCCTAACAGCCCACGCTGAGGCTGTGCAACATgctctcctgccacagcccaggaTGCACATCAGAAACTGGAACAAATTAAATGCAAGGTAGAAGCTATTCCTCTGTAATAACTACTCCTCTGTAACAAGCTAAGAAGGTGCACCAGCCGTGACAACTGAGTCAGAGTTTCTTTAAAGTTCCTTGCTATGAATGGGAAGCATCCCTGCCAGAAGTAACTCTTCTTGCCACCAAACCAGAACAGGCAGTCTCCAAGCTTTACTACTTAGAGCTAAGATTACCCTATTAACATCATTTGGATGAATGCACCATTCAGTTAAATGAAACTAATTCCATCTCTCGATATCTATTAACAAATTAAACATATAAATTTCCACTAATAAATGGAATAACAAAATCCattaaagcagcattttcattgCTGAGATGCCAGGACTGGCCCACACTAGGTAACTGCCTGGTGCTATGAGCCCGCTGTAGACGGGAGCAGGGGAATGCAAAGGAAAACTTCAGTGTCACCCTCTCTGCTTGAGTTTCCTTGGAGCCCACCATGTCCCTAGGACAGCCCTGGAGGCatggctcagcccagctcctccaggatgaGCTGCTTTCTCAGTGAACCAGCAATCTGAGGGACTGAAATTCCCACTAATTCCAAATCCACACTGAACATGCACCTAAGTTCTTCCAAGCTGTGCACGGCCTGGGCTTTGATACTCCCAGGTTAAGTACAAGGTTTTAGTGCACAGTGTCTAGAGTATATTTCAATGATGATACTACACTTGTCAGAGGCTCACACTGTGCACAGACATCTGCAACATCTAACCAGTAATTATTGCAGAAATACATGTGTTCACTTTCAAAATGGCACATTTATAAGTAATTTTAAcactttgttttgaaatttaagCAAGCTGTTCATAACAAATTCATTCAAATAAATTAGGTCTGTACTTTTGAATTTTCAAGCCCCAATTCCCATTCATAGAGAGAGAAAACTCACTGCAGTGTTACAGgttactaaaaatattttcaataaccCAGTCAAATCTCATCAAAGTTGTGTTCCCTGTAATAACTTCTccataaaaacaaacatgaaagaaaaacgTAATAATAACAACATGTGTACGAGCTGTTTTTCCTCGCTGCAAGCAGCAGCCCGTGCTCACTGTTTCGGCAATAAGGGCGGAGATGTGAGTATTTAATGCGCCGGGGCCGGCTGGGCCGGGCCCAGggcccagggcagagggagggctGTGCCCCGGCTGCACTTGCCTGGGGTCCTTGTGGATGCTGTCGATGGAGGGCGAGCGCGTGGTGCCGCCGTCGGGCGCGGGGTGCAGGCGGCCGTAGCCGGGCTCGGGCAGCCGGAACGGCACCGCCCGCAGCGGCTCCGCCAGCGCGGCCGCCGGGGGCAGCCCGTAGGTGTTTCTTTGGTATGTGAGGGTGCTACGCTGGCTGGAGGATCGCTGCAGGTTACCCATGCCTAGGATAAAACAGTGTCAAAACCAACCAGGTAACAAGTGCCTGCTGAAGAGAAGGGGCGACACCTACTTAACAGTGCGAGCAAAAAAACTATCAGTCTTGACAAAGTGTTCTGTGCTCCACGTTGCACGTCGATGCCAGATTTCATGGAGCAATTCCTCAGCGTCCCATGCAAATGGAGAGGTTAGTTACAGAATGAAAGGTTTGGTGGGATCAGACTCGTGCCTCAGCTTCCCTCAACAAGTATTTAAAGTAGGAAATGCATCCCATGCCAACAAGCAGAAATCTAgctgcaaaatgttttcaaagttCATAATATCAATTCACCAACTGTAccaaaaaggagaaacaagtaaacaaaaattCATATTGTTTATATGATAGTTTGCTTTTCCTTACTACACGTACACTTTCCCTGACAAAAGGCAACACCTGGATCATTGCAAAGATGAGGCTGAGCGGTTCGGGAATGAGAGCATGCATCTTCCAATCTGAACAGAGCTGTTGTGGTGGCTCTTGTTCTTCCAAGGAAAGTGGTATTAAGTAGACAAGTAAACAAATAATTCCAGTTTCTAGTTATATTTCTTCATTGGCACATCCTGACAAACTCCATTTATTCTAGGTTGCGGAAGGCAGGAGAATTGCAAAAACTGGTTGCTCCTTCAGCACTATTCTCTTGGTATTGCAGTTGCATTAGCAAAcattaaaaaggcattttcaagTGTGTGAAAACATGGCATATGAACCGGACAGTTCTCTGTAAATAATTCTAGAGAGTTACTTAACTAAATCACTCTAATATTTTAAGAGTTTTTGGAAACCACTATACAGATTATTAATCAACCCTTAAGAACAAACTGCGTTGCAACATGCATTACATTTCTctctacagaaaataaatcctaaTACTAATCTAATGCCTATGCTCTTCATAATACAGGAGTGGCACTTCTGTGAGATACCAGatgaatattttgctttcaataGACAATCCTCAGCTGTAGCATTTACCATTATGCTTTGTTGAGAAGTTGGGTAAAACAGTATTTGTACTGTGAAAGATGTGGTAGGTAATTTTAGTGGCGAGCTCTTGTTTTAGTGTATTgatgaataaaaaaaccccatgaacCAACTCAATTCTTAAGAGAGAGATGCACAGAGAATGCAAGAGAGGAAGCCATAAATCCTGTGTGTCATGAATACACTTATCTGAGATGTACCCGTGCATGTGCTATCAAACAGAAAACACTCTGACCCCAGGCTGACAGCGATGTATAGCCCCAAGCATTCCCTGCAAACATCACAAGAGCCTTTCAATTCCTGCAGGTTATTTGAAGTCCTTCAAACCCAGCTTGTGTCTCCATTAACTGACACCCTCTAGTTCTTCCTCCTGCACTGGCTTTCCGTGCCCCCCTGCTCCCCGTGCCCGGCCGGAGCCGAGGCGTCACCCACCGGAGCTGGTGCGGAACAGGGCGGCCTGGGAGCCGTGGTGCAGCTCGATGGTGCCGTGGTTGGGGCTGCGGTACACGGGGCTGTAGAACGTCCTGCCCTCGTAGATGGGGGTGATGTGCATGTCCGGGGACACCGCCGAgcgcagctcctgccccagctggctgtgctggctcgCGTACGAGCTCCTCAGGCCTGCAACCAAGCACAGGCACGTGCCTAAGTGGGCCATCTTCAGCAAAGCAACAGAGCTGTCAGGCTGGAATCTTTCTTCCTTTAGCCAAGAAAAGGTGTTGTTTAAACCTACCAGTTACAAAGACTtattcattacattttttccattattaaatGGTCCATACTGAAAGGCTTGCTGAGAAAGCAGCGTTTCCTTGACTAAAAGTTTTGTCCATACAGTAACGACTTGAAATTTCCCGACTTAATTTTTTGGTATCATTTACAGTCTAAACCACAGAGAATAAAAGCTGAGTCAGCACACACGGTGTACAGATTCAGCAATAACAAGGTATGTATGGACTTGACAGAAATCCTGTCATGACAGAGGGCACAAAGGGCCTAAAGGGGTTGTAATCCTGAACATGAAACAGTCTGCAGCAGTAAGAGCAAACATCTGCTCGATAGTGGCAGCAGAAATGTAAGCACATGGAGAAAATTCTTTATAAAGGTTTAAATAGCCCATGATATGAGTATTTATAAATAGCTATGCTGCAGCTGGATTAGTATTTTTCACCTTACTACGTTTTTAGTATTTCATATAAAATGTATACAACTTTGTCAACTTTGGCATTAACACTGCAGGCACTAAAGCTTTGGCAGTTATCAAAGCAGCAGAATATGTGAAATGAGCTATGCAAGGATGATGAAATGATGGAGATTACAGAACAACTTCAAAAGTACAATTTACAAGTACAAAAAGTACAAGGAGTAGTGATGTGTAACGAAATGTATCCTTTGTCTGTGTTTTCTCCCCCCCCAGAATCCCAGCCCCACCCTGCCACAGTGTGTGCAAGGAAAGCTGTGGGCCATCACTAAGAAAACACACCCACGGGTGGTGAGAACAGAGGACTAGAGCAGGCAaagagggcagcagggccctTCCCATCAAACTCATTCCCAACCCCTTATCAAACCGCTATATTATGAAGTCTTGCAAACAGAGGTGAAGGAAAAGACACATTTTGTCTTTTACTGAGGAATGAGAGCATTTTGGAGTTTCCTGCACTATAATggttcaaaagaaaaaacagaaattgcCATCTGTTTCAAAGGGCACATGGTCTAATTGGAAAATCACCTTGTCTGTGCTCATTCAGATGAAGGTCAGAACAAAATCAGTAACACACAAAACTTCAAATGTAAAGTAACTGCATGTTAACAAGAACTACCTCTCAGATGAATAGATTCTACCTTTTAGGGCTCTATTTTAAGCCAGTATTAAAATGGTTACCCTATATTTAACTTGAAGTATGAGATAGTCTAGAAGTATCAGTGGGAAAAACCCCTAATATTCAGTGCTAATAAGCCATATATTTTGGGAAAGAACTAAGACATAAAATTAGCTCCAGGCTAGTATGCTTTACTTTATGTTTAGCCTGCATGCACATTTAAATGTACTTTGTCTCTGAAAATGCTGACATGCCTCTGTAAGACTTAGAATTTCATTTAGCAACTTAAATCATAGGATTTAATTCAATGCATGGCTAGCAATTAATAATCATAAATCCAGTATTCATGAGGAACTTGCGATTGACACAATGTTCGACATCAGTGTTTACAACAGACCTGGCACCCGCGCCGCGACTGCGCCCCAGCGCTGCGACGCTTCATCCACAGCACCAGGACTGCATTCTGGGTTTTCTGCAGCGGTGGCCGGTGCCCGTTACCCACCTGTGAGGCTATCTGGCCGTGGGGGAACCATCCTCTCGTAGATATCGTACTGCTGTCCATACGGCTCCATGTCATGAACTGTCCTCTGCAGCGTCGTCCCCAAGTGCTGCGGAACTGCCGTCATGCCAGAGCGCTTCGGGGAAGAGGACCCCAGCTGAGCTTGGGATGGAGAACCCACTCTGGTTTGCACATCAGTAAGGGCTAGAGGAGAGCCGACTCTGCCTGCCGTCTGGTAGGGAGCAGCGCCGCTGCCGGGGTTGGCCTGCCGGGAGGTGAGCGAGCCGACGCGGCGCACGGCCGAGGGGGAGGCCGGTCTGTGCGCGGCGTACGGGGAGCCCGCCCGCTGCACGGGCAGGGTGGTGGAGGAGTACGCGTGGGAGGGCAGGGGCCTCTGCTCGGCAGCGCCGGGGGAGCCGTAGCCGCTCCCCAGAGACGTCCGCAGCGACCCCCGCGACGGGGACATGCTCGTGCCGACCATGTAGGAGGGAGACTGGGCTCGGGACGGCACCGAGCTGACCCGTCTCATCACACGGTTGGTAGCCGTATTTGCTGAAGGCTGTTGAAAATCAAAAACATTTATGACTTTTATCATTTAGGTCACAGAGTGGATATTGTTCTCCTATAAGACGGAGAAGTCAGCAGGAAATGCACACAACTTAATTTACACAAATTCACAAATTTACACAACTCTAGGCAGCTGGAGTGTAGCTTTTACCCAAAACCTAATTCCTTCAAGTTTCCCTGtaactttttttaaaccaaTGCTTCTTAGTACATAAAATGAcaatt
This genomic interval from Motacilla alba alba isolate MOTALB_02 chromosome 7, Motacilla_alba_V1.0_pri, whole genome shotgun sequence contains the following:
- the PKP4 gene encoding plakophilin-4 isoform X6, which codes for MPAPEQSPMVEEGLPQTAQETSTGPGMEPETTATTILASVKEQELQFQRLTRELEVERQIVANQLERCRLGAESPSIASTSSTEKSFPWRPSDPPPTSVSKPQVSEGVHTNAYDIRTEAEQGTLYSPEQTSLHERSVGNSRSSTQMNSYSDSGYQEISSFHNSQNLNKAELRQQHSLGGPLNNHDVVRSSRAEGQTSVQPSANTATNRVMRRVSSVPSRAQSPSYMVGTSMSPSRGSLRTSLGSGYGSPGAAEQRPLPSHAYSSTTLPVQRAGSPYAAHRPASPSAVRRVGSLTSRQANPGSGAAPYQTAGRVGSPLALTDVQTRVGSPSQAQLGSSSPKRSGMTAVPQHLGTTLQRTVHDMEPYGQQYDIYERMVPPRPDSLTGLRSSYASQHSQLGQELRSAVSPDMHITPIYEGRTFYSPVYRSPNHGTIELHHGSQAALFRTSSGMGNLQRSSSQRSTLTYQRNTYGLPPAAALAEPLRAVPFRLPEPGYGRLHPAPDGGTTRSPSIDSIHKDPREFAWRDPELPEVIHMLQHQFPSVQANAAAYLQHLCFGDNKVKTEVCRLGGIKHLVDLLDHRVLEVQKNACGALRNLVYGKSTDENKIAMKNVGGIPALLRLLRKSVDAEVKELVTGVLWNLSSCDAVKMTIIRDALSTLTNTVIVPHSGWNSSSFDDDHKIKFQTSLVLRNTTGCLRNLSSAGEEARKQMRSCEGLVDSLLYVIHTCVNTSDYDSKTVENCVCTLRNLSYRLELEVPQARLLGINELDDLLGKESPSKDSEPSCWGKKKKKKKKTSQEDQWDGVGPIPGFSKSPKGVEMLWHPSVVKPYLTLLAESSNPATLEGSAGSLQNLSAGNWKFAAYIRAAVRKEKGLPILVELLRMDNDRVVSSVATALRNMALDVRNKELIGKYAMRDLVNRLPGGNGPSILSDETVAAICCALHEVTSKNMENAKALADTGGIEKLVNITKGRGDRSSLKVVKAAAQVLNTLWQYRDLRSIYKKDGWNQSHFITPVSTLERERFKSHPSLSTANQQMSPVMQSVGSTSSSPALLGIREPRSEYDRTHPSMQYYSSQGDVIAHKDIYTGSSKASPIYISSYSSPAREQNRRLQHQQLYYSQEDATRKNYDAYRLYLQSPHSYEDPYFDDRVHFPATSDYTTQYGLKSTTNYVDFYSTRRSSYRAEQYPGSPDSWV
- the PKP4 gene encoding plakophilin-4 isoform X2, producing the protein MPAPEQSPMVEEGLPQTAQETSTGPGMEPETTATTILASVKEQELQFQRLTRELEVERQIVANQLERCRLGAESPSIASTSSTEKSFPWRPSDPPPTSVSKPQVSEGVHTNAYDIRTEAEQGTLYSPEQTSLHERSVGNSRSSTQMNSYSDSGYQEISSFHNSQNLNKAELRQQHSLGGPLNNHDVVRSSRAEGQTSVQPSANTATNRVMRRVSSVPSRAQSPSYMVGTSMSPSRGSLRTSLGSGYGSPGAAEQRPLPSHAYSSTTLPVQRAGSPYAAHRPASPSAVRRVGSLTSRQANPGSGAAPYQTAGRVGSPLALTDVQTRVGSPSQAQLGSSSPKRSGMTAVPQHLGTTLQRTVHDMEPYGQQYDIYERMVPPRPDSLTGLRSSYASQHSQLGQELRSAVSPDMHITPIYEGRTFYSPVYRSPNHGTIELHHGSQAALFRTSSGMGNLQRSSSQRSTLTYQRNTYGLPPAAALAEPLRAVPFRLPEPGYGRLHPAPDGGTTRSPSIDSIHKDPREFAWRDPELPEVIHMLQHQFPSVQANAAAYLQHLCFGDNKVKTEVCRLGGIKHLVDLLDHRVLEVQKNACGALRNLVYGKSTDENKIAMKNVGGIPALLRLLRKSVDAEVKELVTGVLWNLSSCDAVKMTIIRDALSTLTNTVIVPHSGWNSSSFDDDHKIKFQTSLVLRNTTGCLRNLSSAGEEARKQMRSCEGLVDSLLYVIHTCVNTSDYDSKTVENCVCTLRNLSYRLELEVPQARLLGINELDDLLGKESPSKDSEPSCWGKKKKKKKKTSQEDQWDGVGPIPGFSKSPKGVEMLWHPSVVKPYLTLLAESSNPATLEGSAGSLQNLSAGNWKFAAYIRAAVRKEKGLPILVELLRMDNDRVVSSVATALRNMALDVRNKELIGKYAMRDLVNRLPGGNGPSILSDETVAAICCALHEVTSKNMENAKALADTGGIEKLVNITKGRGDRSSLKVVKAAAQVLNTLWQYRDLRSIYKKDGWNQSHFITPVSTLERERFKSHPSLSTANQQMSPVMQSVGSTSSSPALLGIREPRSEYDRTHPSMQYYSSQGDVIAHKDIYTGSSKASPIYISSYSSPAREQNRRLQQHQQLYYSQEDATRKNYDAYRLYLQSPHSYEDPYFDDRVHFPATSDYTTQYGLKSTTNYVDFYSTRRSSYRAEQYPGSPDSWV
- the PKP4 gene encoding plakophilin-4 isoform X1 — protein: MPAPEQSPMVEEGLPQTAQETSTGPGMEPETTATTILASVKEQELQFQRLTRELEVERQIVANQLERCRLGAESPSIASTSSTEKSFPWRPSDPPPTSVSKPQVSEGVHTNAYDIRTEAEQGTLYSPEQTSLHESEGSVGNSRSSTQMNSYSDSGYQEISSFHNSQNLNKAELRQQHSLGGPLNNHDVVRSSRAEGQTSVQPSANTATNRVMRRVSSVPSRAQSPSYMVGTSMSPSRGSLRTSLGSGYGSPGAAEQRPLPSHAYSSTTLPVQRAGSPYAAHRPASPSAVRRVGSLTSRQANPGSGAAPYQTAGRVGSPLALTDVQTRVGSPSQAQLGSSSPKRSGMTAVPQHLGTTLQRTVHDMEPYGQQYDIYERMVPPRPDSLTGLRSSYASQHSQLGQELRSAVSPDMHITPIYEGRTFYSPVYRSPNHGTIELHHGSQAALFRTSSGMGNLQRSSSQRSTLTYQRNTYGLPPAAALAEPLRAVPFRLPEPGYGRLHPAPDGGTTRSPSIDSIHKDPREFAWRDPELPEVIHMLQHQFPSVQANAAAYLQHLCFGDNKVKTEVCRLGGIKHLVDLLDHRVLEVQKNACGALRNLVYGKSTDENKIAMKNVGGIPALLRLLRKSVDAEVKELVTGVLWNLSSCDAVKMTIIRDALSTLTNTVIVPHSGWNSSSFDDDHKIKFQTSLVLRNTTGCLRNLSSAGEEARKQMRSCEGLVDSLLYVIHTCVNTSDYDSKTVENCVCTLRNLSYRLELEVPQARLLGINELDDLLGKESPSKDSEPSCWGKKKKKKKKTSQEDQWDGVGPIPGFSKSPKGVEMLWHPSVVKPYLTLLAESSNPATLEGSAGSLQNLSAGNWKFAAYIRAAVRKEKGLPILVELLRMDNDRVVSSVATALRNMALDVRNKELIGKYAMRDLVNRLPGGNGPSILSDETVAAICCALHEVTSKNMENAKALADTGGIEKLVNITKGRGDRSSLKVVKAAAQVLNTLWQYRDLRSIYKKDGWNQSHFITPVSTLERERFKSHPSLSTANQQMSPVMQSVGSTSSSPALLGIREPRSEYDRTHPSMQYYSSQGDVIAHKDIYTGSSKASPIYISSYSSPAREQNRRLQHQQLYYSQEDATRKNYDAYRLYLQSPHSYEDPYFDDRVHFPATSDYTTQYGLKSTTNYVDFYSTRRSSYRAEQYPGSPDSWV
- the PKP4 gene encoding plakophilin-4 isoform X3 gives rise to the protein MPAPEQSPMVEEGLPQTAQETSTGPGMEPETTATTILASVKEQELQFQRLTRELEVERQIVANQLERCRLGAESPSIASTSSTEKSFPWRPSDPPPTSVSKPQVSEGVHTNAYDIRTEAEQGTLYSPEQTSLHESEGSVGNSRSSTQMNSYSDSGYQEISSFHNSQNLNKAELRQQHSLGGPLNNHDVVRSSRAEGQTSVQPSANTATNRVMRRVSSVPSRAQSPSYMVGTSMSPSRGSLRTSLGSGYGSPGAAEQRPLPSHAYSSTTLPVQRAGSPYAAHRPASPSAVRRVGSLTSRQANPGSGAAPYQTAGRVGSPLALTDVQTRVGSPSQAQLGSSSPKRSGMTAVPQHLGTTLQRTVHDMEPYGQQYDIYERMVPPRPDSLTGLRSSYASQHSQLGQELRSAVSPDMHITPIYEGRTFYSPVYRSPNHGTIELHHGSQAALFRTSSGMGNLQRSSSQRSTLTYQRNTYGLPPAAALAEPLRAVPFRLPEPGYGRLHPAPDGGTTRSPSIDSIHKDPREFAWRDPELPEVIHMLQHQFPSVQANAAAYLQHLCFGDNKVKTEVCRLGGIKHLVDLLDHRVLEVQKNACGALRNLVYGKSTDENKIAMKNVGGIPALLRLLRKSVDAEVKELVTGVLWNLSSCDAVKMTIIRDALSTLTNTVIVPHSGWNSSSFDDDHKIKFQTSLVLRNTTGCLRNLSSAGEEARKQMRSCEGLVDSLLYVIHTCVNTSDYDSKTVENCVCTLRNLSYRLELEVPQARLLGINELDDLLGKESPSKDSEPSCWGKKKKKKKKTSQEDQWDGVGPIPGFSKSPKGVEMLWHPSVVKPYLTLLAESSNPATLEGSAGSLQNLSAGNWKFAAYIRAAVRKEKGLPILVELLRMDNDRVVSSVATALRNMALDVRNKELIGKYAMRDLVNRLPGGNGPSILSDETVAAICCALHEVTSKNMENAKALADTGGIEKLVNITKGRGDRSSLKVVKAAAQVLNTLWQYRDLRSIYKKDGWNQSHFITPVSTLERERFKSHPSLSTANQQMSPVMQSVGSTSSSPALLGIREPRSEYDRTHPSMQYYSSQGDVIAHKDIYTGSSKASPIYISSYSSPAREQNRRLQQHQQLYYSQEDATRKNYDAYRLYLQSPHSYEDPYFDDRVHFPATSDYTTQYGLKSTTNYVDFYSTRRSSYRAEQYPGSPDSWV